One Cryptosporangium aurantiacum DNA window includes the following coding sequences:
- the uvrB gene encoding excinuclease ABC subunit UvrB, with protein sequence MSPSARPASGPNAPEGLRDDAVAHGETTSIVRRPGRFEVVSDYDPAGDQPAAIDELERRIRAGENDVVLLGATGTGKSATTAWLIERLQRPTLVIAPNKTLAAQLANEFRELLPNNAVEYFVSYYDYYQPEAYVPQTDTYIEKDSSINEEVERLRHSATMSLLTRRDVIVVATVSCIYGLGTPQEYIDRSIPLKVGQEIERDKLLRWLVDVQYTRNDLNFTRGTFRVRGDTVEIIPAYDELAVRVEMFGDEIERLYHLNPLTGEVVNEETELHVFPATHYVAGPERLERAIRGIEAELETRLAELERQSKLLEAQRLRMRTTYDIEMMRQVGFCSGIENYSRHIDGRDPGSPGFCLIDYFPDDFLLVIDESHGTVPQIGGMYEGDMSRKRTLVEFGFRLPSAMDNRPLKWEEFQDRVGQTVYLSATPGNYEMGRAKGEFVEQIIRPTGLIDPEVLVKPTKGQIDDLVHEIRVRAEKDERVLVTTLTKKMAEDLTDYLLELGIRVRYLHSEVDTLRRVELLRELRKGDFDVLVGINLLREGLDLPEVSLVSILDADKEGFLRSETSLVQTIGRAARNVSGQVHMYADQITPSMRRAIDETNRRREKQIAYNTERGVDPQPLRKKIVDILDDIYREAAENESGELIGGSGRQQSRGKSPVPGLKSKATVGVGAHREGMARAELADLIQQLNDQMLAAARELQFELAARLRDEINELKRELRGMDAANVK encoded by the coding sequence ATGAGTCCGTCAGCCCGACCTGCCTCCGGTCCGAACGCGCCGGAGGGCCTGCGCGACGACGCCGTTGCCCACGGCGAGACGACGTCCATCGTCCGGCGTCCGGGCCGGTTCGAGGTGGTCAGCGACTACGACCCGGCCGGTGATCAGCCGGCCGCGATCGACGAGCTCGAACGGCGCATCCGGGCGGGCGAGAACGACGTCGTGCTGCTCGGTGCCACCGGTACCGGCAAGTCGGCGACCACGGCCTGGCTGATCGAGCGGCTGCAGCGGCCCACGCTGGTGATCGCGCCGAACAAGACGCTCGCGGCCCAGCTGGCCAACGAGTTCCGCGAGCTCCTCCCGAACAACGCGGTCGAGTACTTCGTCTCGTACTACGACTACTACCAGCCCGAGGCGTACGTCCCGCAGACCGACACCTACATCGAGAAGGACTCCTCGATCAACGAGGAGGTCGAGCGGCTCCGTCACTCCGCGACGATGTCGCTGCTGACCCGGCGCGACGTCATCGTGGTCGCGACCGTCTCCTGCATCTACGGCCTCGGTACGCCGCAGGAGTACATCGACCGGTCGATCCCGTTGAAGGTCGGTCAGGAGATCGAGCGCGACAAGCTGCTCCGCTGGCTGGTCGACGTCCAGTACACGCGGAACGATCTGAACTTCACCCGGGGCACGTTCCGGGTCCGCGGCGACACGGTCGAGATCATCCCGGCCTACGACGAGCTCGCGGTCCGTGTCGAGATGTTCGGTGACGAGATCGAGCGGCTCTACCACCTCAACCCGCTCACCGGCGAAGTGGTCAACGAGGAGACCGAGCTGCACGTCTTCCCGGCGACGCACTACGTCGCCGGCCCCGAGCGGCTGGAGCGGGCGATCCGCGGCATCGAGGCCGAGCTGGAGACCCGGCTGGCCGAGCTGGAGCGGCAGAGCAAGCTCCTGGAGGCGCAGCGGCTGCGGATGCGCACGACCTACGACATCGAGATGATGCGCCAGGTCGGGTTCTGCTCCGGCATCGAGAACTACTCCCGCCACATCGACGGCCGCGATCCCGGCTCGCCGGGCTTCTGCCTGATCGACTACTTCCCGGACGACTTCCTGCTGGTCATCGACGAGTCGCACGGCACCGTCCCGCAGATCGGCGGCATGTACGAGGGCGACATGTCGCGGAAGCGGACGCTCGTCGAGTTCGGCTTCCGGCTGCCGAGCGCGATGGACAACCGCCCGCTGAAGTGGGAGGAGTTCCAGGACCGGGTTGGGCAGACCGTCTACCTCTCGGCCACGCCGGGCAACTACGAGATGGGCCGCGCGAAGGGCGAGTTCGTCGAGCAGATCATCCGCCCGACCGGACTCATCGACCCGGAGGTGCTGGTCAAGCCCACCAAGGGGCAGATCGACGACCTCGTGCACGAGATCCGGGTCCGGGCCGAGAAGGACGAGCGGGTCCTGGTCACGACGCTGACCAAGAAGATGGCCGAGGACCTCACCGACTACCTGCTGGAACTCGGCATCCGGGTGCGCTACCTGCACTCCGAGGTCGACACGCTGCGGCGGGTCGAGCTGCTGCGCGAGCTCCGCAAGGGCGACTTCGACGTGCTGGTCGGCATCAACCTGCTCCGCGAGGGCCTCGACCTACCCGAGGTCAGCCTGGTGTCCATTCTCGATGCCGACAAGGAGGGGTTCCTGCGCAGCGAGACGTCGCTGGTGCAGACGATCGGCCGTGCGGCCCGAAACGTCTCCGGCCAGGTCCACATGTACGCCGACCAGATCACGCCGTCGATGCGGCGGGCGATCGACGAGACCAACCGGCGCCGCGAGAAGCAGATCGCGTACAACACCGAGCGTGGCGTCGACCCGCAGCCGCTGCGGAAGAAGATCGTCGACATCCTCGACGACATCTACCGGGAGGCGGCCGAGAACGAGAGCGGCGAGCTGATCGGCGGCTCCGGCAGGCAGCAGTCCCGCGGCAAGTCGCCGGTTCCCGGGCTGAAGTCGAAGGCGACCGTCGGCGTCGGCGCCCACCGCGAGGGCATGGCGCGTGCCGAGCTCGCCGACCTGATCCAGCAGCTCAACGATCAAATGCTGGCGGCGGCGCGAGAGCTGCAGTTCGAGCTCGCGGCCCGGCTCCGGGACGAGATCAACGAGCTGAAGCGGGAACTGCGCGGCATGGACGCCGCCAACGTGAAGTAG
- a CDS encoding cellulase family glycosylhydrolase, whose protein sequence is MDRRKLLGAAAIAVPAIAGAALLSDLDLGTDTRSTGESFAGQAEEVSGDATVAQNAAPPVVGAQFHGTWDMYWNSLTPNAMFYKHLDTLAAQRIQVLRVDVGWSSAQPTNVAPTASQWYHQRLAIVIDAIRARGMQVFLTVHQSPAWSRPNTGSEVKQYPTDPNAIKPWLTWLASTFGSKLLAIEVWNEPNLAEFCGIGDAYQRAVKYVPILKAAYSAIKAGRPTLPVIFAGPSQTDDGFIRDCYANGAKGYFDIMGVHPYQGNQTKAPESTDITGKARMTNMPAIINLMAANGDGAKPIWWTEFGFSVHSNVGIPSSQVWLFGVPDDETAASYISRSFYLAWNQWPQVKLAVTYCGYKTPSDSYGHQYGYRIMEADGTAKPQLVALANIRQAFGALQTL, encoded by the coding sequence ATGGACCGTCGTAAGTTGCTCGGCGCCGCTGCGATCGCCGTCCCCGCTATTGCCGGCGCCGCTCTACTCAGCGACCTCGACCTGGGCACCGACACTCGATCGACCGGCGAGAGCTTCGCCGGCCAGGCGGAGGAAGTATCCGGCGACGCCACCGTGGCGCAGAACGCCGCGCCGCCGGTCGTCGGCGCCCAGTTCCACGGCACGTGGGACATGTACTGGAACAGCCTCACGCCCAACGCGATGTTCTACAAGCACCTCGACACGCTCGCGGCCCAGCGCATCCAGGTCCTGCGCGTCGACGTCGGCTGGTCGTCCGCGCAGCCCACGAACGTCGCCCCGACCGCTAGCCAGTGGTACCACCAGCGGCTCGCGATCGTCATCGACGCGATCCGCGCCCGCGGTATGCAGGTCTTCCTCACGGTTCACCAGTCGCCGGCGTGGTCGCGGCCGAACACCGGTAGCGAGGTGAAGCAGTACCCGACCGACCCCAACGCGATCAAGCCCTGGCTGACGTGGCTCGCGTCGACGTTCGGCTCGAAGCTGCTCGCGATCGAGGTCTGGAACGAGCCGAACCTGGCCGAGTTCTGCGGGATCGGCGACGCCTACCAGCGTGCGGTGAAGTACGTGCCGATCCTGAAGGCGGCGTACTCGGCGATCAAGGCCGGGCGCCCGACGCTGCCGGTGATCTTCGCCGGGCCGAGCCAGACCGATGACGGTTTCATCCGGGATTGCTACGCCAACGGTGCCAAGGGTTACTTCGACATCATGGGCGTCCACCCGTACCAGGGGAACCAGACCAAGGCGCCGGAGTCTACGGACATCACCGGTAAGGCGCGGATGACGAACATGCCCGCGATCATCAACCTGATGGCGGCGAACGGTGACGGTGCCAAGCCGATCTGGTGGACCGAGTTCGGCTTCAGCGTCCACTCCAACGTCGGGATCCCGAGCAGCCAGGTGTGGCTGTTCGGCGTGCCGGACGACGAGACCGCGGCGTCCTACATCTCGCGGTCGTTCTACCTGGCGTGGAACCAGTGGCCGCAGGTCAAGCTCGCGGTGACGTACTGCGGGTACAAGACGCCGTCGGACAGCTACGGGCACCAGTACGGCTACCGGATCATGGAGGCCGACGGAACCGCGAAGCCGCAGCTGGTGGCGCTCGCGAACATCCGGCAGGCGTTCGGCGCGCTGCAGACGCTCTGA
- a CDS encoding antibiotic biosynthesis monooxygenase family protein, translated as MVLEVALIDVTPGQEAEFAAAYQTAVTELIDVEGCRSVRMTQGIETPSRFVLLVEWDSVEAHEQNFRATDRFGRWRATIGPFFAGPPHVEHFRDVPTSA; from the coding sequence ATGGTTCTGGAAGTCGCGCTCATCGATGTCACGCCCGGTCAGGAAGCCGAGTTCGCGGCCGCGTACCAAACCGCGGTCACCGAGCTGATCGACGTGGAAGGCTGCCGCTCGGTCCGGATGACGCAGGGCATCGAGACCCCCAGCCGCTTCGTCCTGCTGGTGGAGTGGGACTCGGTGGAGGCGCACGAGCAGAACTTCCGCGCGACCGACCGCTTCGGCCGGTGGCGCGCGACGATCGGACCGTTCTTCGCCGGCCCGCCGCATGTCGAGCACTTCAGGGATGTTCCTACTTCCGCGTGA
- a CDS encoding TerC family protein, whose translation MSVSLWVWAATIAGLAVIVAIDIWHARRPHHVGFREATTWSVIYIVASILFGIGVWAFAGAQPGTEFFAGWLIEKSLSVDNLFVFAVILSTFGVPDKHQQKVLLIGILGALVMRAIFIAVGAAAIHRFAFTFVVFGAFLIYTAVKLVRSHGEQPDVGNSRAVRMLRRFVPVTTEFPDNSALTVKENGKRLATPLLVVVVTILSVDLVFALDSIPAVFGVTESPYIVFTANAFALLGLRALYFLLIGLLDRLVHLHYGLAVVLAFIGVKLILHYAHTVWPSVPDIPTSVSLGVVVVVLAVTTFTSLRSTRKASRAVAEGVGSRTADHG comes from the coding sequence ATGTCCGTTTCGTTGTGGGTCTGGGCCGCGACCATTGCGGGTCTGGCCGTGATCGTCGCCATCGACATCTGGCATGCGAGGCGTCCCCACCACGTCGGATTCCGTGAGGCGACCACCTGGTCGGTCATCTACATCGTCGCGTCGATCCTGTTCGGCATCGGTGTCTGGGCGTTCGCCGGTGCCCAGCCGGGAACCGAGTTCTTCGCCGGCTGGCTGATCGAGAAGAGCCTGTCGGTCGACAATCTCTTCGTCTTCGCGGTGATCCTGTCGACGTTCGGCGTGCCCGACAAGCACCAGCAGAAGGTGCTGCTCATCGGCATCCTGGGCGCGCTGGTCATGCGGGCGATCTTCATCGCGGTCGGCGCCGCCGCGATCCACCGCTTCGCGTTCACGTTCGTCGTGTTCGGCGCGTTCCTGATCTACACGGCGGTCAAGCTCGTCCGCTCGCACGGCGAGCAGCCGGACGTCGGCAACAGCCGGGCGGTGCGGATGCTGCGCCGGTTCGTCCCGGTGACCACCGAGTTCCCGGACAATAGCGCGCTGACCGTCAAGGAGAACGGCAAGCGGCTGGCCACCCCGCTGCTGGTCGTCGTCGTCACGATTCTCTCGGTCGACCTGGTCTTCGCGCTGGACTCGATCCCCGCGGTGTTCGGGGTGACCGAAAGCCCGTACATCGTCTTCACGGCGAACGCGTTCGCGTTGCTGGGCCTCCGCGCGCTCTACTTCCTGCTGATCGGGCTGCTCGACCGGCTGGTGCACCTGCACTACGGCCTCGCGGTCGTGCTGGCCTTCATCGGCGTGAAGCTGATCCTTCATTACGCTCACACGGTCTGGCCGTCGGTCCCGGACATCCCGACGTCGGTCTCGCTCGGGGTCGTCGTCGTCGTGCTGGCCGTGACCACGTTCACCAGCCTTCGGTCCACTCGGAAGGCCTCCCGCGCGGTCGCCGAGGGCGTCGGCTCCCGGACGGCTGATCATGGCTAG
- a CDS encoding TerC family protein: MDVPAWVQWSVLGALIVLLAVDVWVIGRRPHEPSIRESTRGVLFFIGLALLFGVGVYFLADARYAGEFYAGWLTEYSLSVDNLFVFLIIMSRFKVPRVYQQKVLLIGIVLALVLRGIFIVAGAAAIERFIWVFFLFGGFLLYTAWNLAFHHEEEEEFKENVLIRWSRRVLPISKDFGDGKLRTVVDGKRIWTPMVVVLIAIGTTDLLFAFDSIPAIFGLTREPFLIFTANVFALMGLRQLYFLLGGLLDRLVYLSVGLAFILGFIGVKLIFEALHENSLPFINGGHHVEWVPEVPIWLSLAVIVGTLVVTTLASLWKSRRMSPDRELTSVDS, encoded by the coding sequence GTGGATGTTCCTGCCTGGGTGCAGTGGAGCGTGCTCGGCGCGCTCATCGTTCTGTTGGCGGTCGACGTCTGGGTGATCGGCCGGCGGCCGCACGAGCCGTCGATCCGGGAGAGCACCAGAGGCGTCCTCTTCTTCATCGGGCTCGCCCTGCTGTTCGGGGTCGGCGTGTATTTCCTGGCCGACGCGCGGTACGCGGGCGAGTTCTACGCGGGCTGGCTGACCGAGTACAGCCTCTCGGTGGACAACCTGTTCGTGTTCCTGATCATCATGAGCCGGTTCAAGGTGCCGCGGGTGTACCAGCAGAAGGTGCTGCTGATCGGCATCGTGCTGGCGCTGGTGCTGCGAGGCATCTTCATCGTGGCCGGCGCCGCCGCGATCGAGCGCTTCATCTGGGTGTTCTTCCTCTTCGGAGGCTTCCTCCTCTATACGGCGTGGAACCTCGCGTTCCACCACGAAGAGGAGGAGGAGTTCAAGGAGAACGTCCTCATCCGGTGGTCCCGGCGGGTGCTGCCGATCTCCAAGGACTTCGGTGACGGCAAGCTGCGGACGGTCGTCGACGGCAAGCGGATCTGGACGCCGATGGTCGTCGTCCTCATCGCGATCGGGACGACCGACCTGCTGTTCGCGTTCGACTCGATCCCGGCGATCTTCGGCCTCACCCGGGAACCGTTCCTGATCTTCACCGCGAACGTGTTCGCGCTGATGGGTCTCCGACAGCTGTACTTCCTGCTCGGCGGGTTGCTCGACCGGCTGGTCTATCTGTCGGTGGGGCTCGCGTTCATCCTCGGGTTCATCGGCGTGAAGCTGATCTTCGAGGCGCTGCACGAGAACTCGCTGCCGTTCATCAATGGCGGCCACCACGTCGAGTGGGTGCCCGAGGTGCCGATCTGGCTCTCGCTCGCCGTCATCGTCGGGACGCTCGTCGTGACGACCCTCGCCAGCCTCTGGAAGTCCCGCCGCATGAGCCCCGACCGGGAGCTCACCTCGGTCGACAGCTAG
- a CDS encoding PucR family transcriptional regulator: MALTVAELLEFDAVRDAEPEVLAGRDALDRPVRWVHSSEIYEIGPLLSGGELLLTTGLGLAGSDAGARRHYVRELADRGVSGLVVELGRSFSDIPSELVAEAERRGLPLIALRAVVPFIRMCEAANTAIVDEAAQRLRLGDRVTRALNEALISGAGVAGLLRTAADVTGAPIVLTTVSGALVAFFGVSDDHAAWATVDAGRAEAEVIVHGRAWGRLIAGSGSALAPEDLASTVERTATALAVEILRTGDPPTERERHAAALLTDLVAGGGLAPAETAVRTGLAGFRPPPGRPLVGVAVDAPETRPAVTLIDHAARLLGTSALRARVRESVLALVVAPDSGNPVSAAEAAFGEAGRRSGAPQITVALGYSVTEPTGWASSLEQARAALALALARTGRGAARPGNRPVVVSARTLALELELSRRADPGQLDAFVERTIGPLVAWDARHRTGLVRTLELYLRHGTNVTRTAAALHLRRQSLYQRLERIESLLGHAPADPDLYPALLAACLVAAR; this comes from the coding sequence ATGGCGCTGACGGTGGCCGAACTGCTGGAGTTCGACGCGGTCCGGGACGCCGAGCCGGAAGTGCTGGCCGGTCGGGACGCCCTCGACCGGCCGGTGCGCTGGGTGCACTCGAGCGAGATCTACGAGATCGGGCCGCTGCTCTCGGGCGGAGAACTGCTGCTCACCACCGGTCTCGGCCTGGCAGGCAGCGACGCGGGCGCTCGCCGCCACTACGTCCGTGAACTGGCCGACCGGGGCGTGAGCGGCCTCGTGGTCGAACTCGGCCGCAGCTTCTCGGACATCCCGTCGGAACTGGTCGCCGAGGCCGAACGACGCGGGCTCCCGCTGATCGCGCTCCGCGCGGTGGTGCCGTTCATCCGGATGTGCGAGGCCGCGAACACCGCGATCGTCGACGAGGCCGCCCAGCGGCTGCGACTCGGCGACCGGGTGACCCGCGCGCTGAACGAGGCGCTGATCTCCGGCGCCGGCGTCGCCGGGCTGCTGCGGACCGCGGCGGACGTCACCGGCGCGCCGATCGTCCTGACCACGGTGAGCGGTGCGCTGGTCGCGTTCTTCGGGGTGTCGGACGACCATGCGGCCTGGGCGACGGTCGACGCCGGTCGAGCGGAGGCCGAGGTGATCGTCCACGGCCGGGCCTGGGGGCGGCTGATCGCCGGGTCCGGCTCAGCGCTGGCGCCGGAGGACCTGGCGTCCACCGTCGAGCGGACCGCGACCGCGCTGGCGGTCGAGATCCTGCGCACCGGCGACCCGCCCACCGAGCGGGAGCGCCACGCCGCCGCGCTCCTGACCGACCTGGTCGCGGGCGGCGGATTGGCCCCGGCGGAGACCGCGGTCCGCACCGGGCTCGCCGGATTTCGTCCGCCGCCGGGACGGCCGCTGGTCGGCGTCGCGGTGGACGCGCCGGAGACCCGGCCCGCGGTGACGCTGATCGACCACGCGGCCCGGCTGCTCGGGACGTCCGCGCTGCGGGCGCGGGTACGGGAGTCGGTGCTCGCGCTGGTCGTCGCGCCGGACTCCGGCAACCCGGTCAGCGCGGCGGAAGCCGCGTTCGGCGAGGCGGGCCGCCGGTCCGGCGCGCCGCAGATCACGGTGGCGCTGGGGTACTCGGTCACCGAGCCGACCGGCTGGGCGTCGTCCCTGGAGCAGGCACGGGCCGCGCTGGCGCTCGCGCTGGCCCGCACCGGTCGCGGCGCGGCCCGTCCGGGCAACCGGCCGGTGGTCGTGTCGGCGCGGACGCTGGCGCTCGAACTGGAGCTCAGCCGCCGCGCCGACCCGGGCCAACTGGACGCGTTCGTCGAGCGGACGATCGGCCCGCTCGTCGCCTGGGACGCGCGCCACCGCACGGGGCTGGTGCGCACGCTGGAGCTCTACCTCCGGCACGGCACCAACGTCACCCGGACCGCGGCGGCGCTGCACCTGCGCCGCCAGTCGCTCTACCAGCGCCTGGAGCGGATCGAGTCGCTCCTCGGTCACGCCCCCGCCGATCCCGACCTCTACCCCGCTCTCCTGGCGGCGTGCCTGGTGGCGGCCCGCTAG
- a CDS encoding nucleoside deaminase has protein sequence MTNHPADTALDPAALLAVAVEEARTGLAEGGVPIGAALFATDGTLLGRGHNRRVQDGDPSLHAETAAFRNAGRRPGYRDTIMVTTLSPCWYCSGLVRQFGIGHVVIGEATTFSGGHDWLAEHGVAVTLLEDPECIGLMTDFIRDRPELWAEDIGVDPAELEDGEL, from the coding sequence ATGACGAACCACCCCGCGGATACCGCGCTCGACCCCGCCGCGCTGCTCGCGGTCGCGGTCGAGGAGGCCAGGACCGGGCTCGCGGAGGGCGGCGTCCCGATCGGCGCGGCGCTGTTCGCCACCGACGGCACGCTGCTCGGACGCGGGCACAACCGCCGGGTGCAGGACGGCGATCCGTCGCTGCACGCGGAGACCGCCGCGTTCCGCAACGCCGGACGTCGTCCGGGCTACCGCGACACGATCATGGTCACCACGCTCTCGCCGTGCTGGTACTGCTCCGGGCTGGTCCGCCAGTTCGGGATCGGGCACGTCGTGATCGGCGAGGCGACTACGTTCTCCGGCGGGCACGACTGGCTGGCCGAGCACGGCGTCGCCGTGACGCTGCTCGAGGACCCCGAGTGCATCGGCCTGATGACCGACTTCATCCGCGACCGGCCCGAGCTGTGGGCCGAGGACATCGGGGTCGACCCCGCCGAGCTCGAGGACGGTGAGCTGTGA
- a CDS encoding isopenicillin N synthase family dioxygenase, with protein sequence MTEPVPSIDLRPWFSGEDRAGVAAQVDAALQRSGFMLVTGHGVAPELRAATRGAARAFFALPTAVKQQYAATVGGRGWLPTGVEANGYAEGTETPPDLKETFAIGADQRVGDPVVDAAWFLPNVWPAEAPELHDVLTRYQAAMRTLADQLLEVCAAALGLPTSFFVPTTDHPTWTLNINWYPPMGVVGEPEEGQYRIGPHTDFGTLTLLDREYGSGGLQVFTADGEWVDAPYDPEAFTINVGDLLARWTGDRWLSARHRVLPPQADAPDEDLVSLVYFYEANHDAVVEALEPPIGRAAHPPVVSGDFIRERLDAITIA encoded by the coding sequence GTGACCGAACCCGTACCCTCCATCGATCTGCGTCCGTGGTTCTCCGGGGAGGACCGCGCCGGAGTGGCGGCGCAGGTGGACGCCGCCCTGCAGCGCTCCGGGTTCATGCTCGTCACCGGCCACGGCGTCGCGCCGGAGCTGCGGGCCGCCACCCGGGGGGCGGCGCGGGCGTTCTTCGCGCTCCCGACCGCGGTGAAGCAGCAGTACGCGGCCACCGTCGGCGGCCGCGGCTGGCTGCCGACCGGCGTCGAGGCCAACGGCTACGCGGAGGGCACCGAGACGCCGCCCGACCTCAAGGAGACGTTCGCGATCGGCGCCGACCAGCGGGTCGGCGACCCGGTTGTCGACGCGGCCTGGTTCCTGCCGAACGTCTGGCCGGCCGAGGCTCCGGAGCTGCACGACGTGCTGACCCGGTACCAGGCGGCGATGCGGACGCTCGCCGACCAGCTGCTCGAGGTGTGCGCCGCCGCGCTCGGCCTGCCGACGTCGTTCTTCGTCCCGACGACCGACCACCCGACCTGGACGCTGAACATCAACTGGTACCCGCCGATGGGGGTCGTCGGTGAGCCGGAGGAGGGCCAGTACCGGATCGGTCCGCACACCGACTTCGGCACGCTGACGCTGCTCGACCGCGAGTACGGCAGCGGCGGGTTGCAGGTGTTCACGGCCGACGGGGAGTGGGTGGACGCTCCCTACGACCCGGAGGCGTTCACGATCAACGTCGGCGACCTGCTCGCCCGCTGGACCGGCGACCGCTGGCTGTCCGCCCGGCACCGGGTGCTCCCGCCGCAGGCCGACGCCCCGGACGAGGACCTTGTCTCGCTCGTCTACTTCTACGAGGCCAACCACGACGCGGTGGTGGAGGCGCTGGAGCCCCCGATCGGCCGCGCGGCCCACCCGCCGGTCGTCAGCGGCGACTTCATCCGCGAACGCCTCGACGCCATCACGATCGCTTAG